The following proteins are encoded in a genomic region of Lutra lutra chromosome 16, mLutLut1.2, whole genome shotgun sequence:
- the LOC125088170 gene encoding neuferricin gives MLRRGGRGLLLGLAAAVAAAAAAARWLGWWSGRAGLRLFVPEELAHYRGGPGDPGLYLALLGRVYDVSSGRRHYEPGAHYSGFAGRDASRAFVTGDYSEAGLVDDVADLSFSEVLVLQNWLSFYEKNYKFVGRVTGRFYGEDGLPTPALSRVEAMISRGAEAGRRALEEKQIFPPCNAEWSSRRGGRLWCSLESGGVSRDWVGVPRKLYKPGAKEPHCVCVRTTGPPSGQAPGLPVHTNRGDLDHPGLGEYTGCPPLASSCPFPP, from the exons ATGCTGCGGCGCGGCGGGCGTGGGCTCTTGCTGGGCCTGGCCGCGGCGgttgcggcggcggcggcggcggcccggtGGCTGGGCTGGTGGAGCGGCCGCGCGGGCCTTCGCCTCTTCGTCCCCGAGGAGCTGGCCCACTACCGCGGCGGCCCCGGGGACCCGGGCCTCTACCTGGCGTTGCTGGGCCGCGTCTACGACGTGTCCTCCGGCCGGAGGCACTACGAGCCTGGGGCCCACTATAGCGGCTTCGCAG GCCGAGATGCATCCAGGGCGTTTGTGACTGGGGACTACTCCGAAGCGGGCCTGGTGGACGACGTAGCTGACTTGTCGTTTTCAGAGGTGCTGGTCCTTCAAAATTGGCTTTCATTCTACGAGAAGAATTACAAATTCGTTG GAAGGGTGACAGGAAGGTTCTACGGAGAGGacggcctccccacccccgcactgAGCCGCGTGGAGGCCATGATCTCCAGAGGCGCAGAGGCAGGCCGACGGGCACTGGAGGAGAAGCAGATATTCCCACCGTGCAACGCTGAGTGGAGCTCCAGGAGGGGCGGCCGGCTCTGGTGCTCCCTGGAGAG CGGAGGCGTGAGCAGAGACTGGGTCGGGGTCCCCCGGAAGCTGTACAAGCCAGGAGCCAAGGAGCCCCACTGTGTGTGCGTGAGAACGACCGGACCCCCCAGCGGCCAGGCACCTGGCCTCCCTGTGCACACAAACCGTGGGGACTTGGACCACCCTGGCCTGGGCGAGTACACGGGCTGCCCACCCCTGGCCAGCAGCTGCCCCTTCCCGCCGTGA